Proteins from a genomic interval of Quercus robur chromosome 9, dhQueRobu3.1, whole genome shotgun sequence:
- the LOC126700087 gene encoding patellin-4-like, translating into MAEENDTSHCKNENENGKSNNGNEVEDNESEITNIDQESELEGENTYSSVEMKHKKKKALLEFRCRVENAILGNYLLGKPPKNLSPFKIKRAREQLRDITLWGVPLLPSKGHEGTDIVLLKFLKAKDFKVHEAFGMLWKTLKWRREYKTEGILDEKLDSDLENLVCLISRDKEGHPLCFLNYGPFKDKELYKKVFGSEEKCDKFLRWKVQNMEKVIKKLRFKNGGVDSIVQIIDLKNSPGPAMKELHSVSKKFMLLLQDYYPELFHKIIVINVPLWYYASHVLLLGVINLRTKRKFVFARPSKATKILLKIIAPENLLVEYGGLKRENDDDFTSADNASEHTIRANSAAHIEFPVTEAGVTMVWDLTVVGWDVSYKEEFIPDDEGSYKILLQNQKIMGECVRNSFYISEPGRIVLTIDNGTLKKKRVLYRSKAKPTVPMYIFLK; encoded by the exons ATGGCGGAGGAAAATGACACAAGCCActgtaaaaatgaaaatgaaaatgggaAAAGCAACAATGGTAATGAGGTTGAGGACAATGAAAGTGAAATCACCAACATAGACCAAGAAAGTGAACTAGAAGGTGAAAACACCTATTCTTCTGTTGAAATGAAGcacaaaaagaagaaagcatTATTGGAATTCCGGTGCAGGGTTGAAAATGCGATTCTTGGGAATTATCTGCTTGGGAAACCACCCAAAAACCTTTCACCTTTCAAAATCAAAAGGGCAAGAGAACAACTTAGAGATATCACCCTTTGGGGCGTGCCTTTATTGCCAAGTAAAGGCCATGAAGGAACCGACATTGTGcttttaaaattcttaaaagCGAAAGATTTCAAGGTTCATGAGGCTTTTGGGATGCTCTGGAAGACACTGAAATGGAGGAGGGAATATAAGACTGAGGGAATTCTTGATGAGAAGTTGGATTCTGATCTTGAAAATCTGGTTTGCTTGATAAGTAGAGATAAGGAGGGTCACCCTTTGTGTTTCCTAAACTATGGGCCTTTCAAGGACAAGGAATTGTACAAGAAAGTGTTTGGGTCAGAAGAGAAATGTGATAAGTTTCTAAGGTGGAAGGTGCAAAACATGGAAAAGGTTATAAAAAAGCTGAGATTCAAGAATGGAGGTGTGGACTCCATAGTTCAAATTATAGATTTAAAGAACTCTCCGGGGCCAGCAATGAAAGAGCTTCATTCTGTTAGCAAGAAATTTATGTTACTGCTTCAAGACTATTATCCTGAGCTCTTTCACAAAATT ATTGTCATAAATGTTCCATTGTGGTACTATGCATCCCATGTGCTGCTTTTAGGGGTCATAAATCTGAGGACTAAAAGAAAGTTTGTCTTTGCCAGACCATCAAAAGCTACAAAAATCCTTCTCAA GATCATAGCCCCGGAAAACCTTCTTGTTGAATATGGTGGTCTCAAGAGGGAGAATGATGATGACTTCACGTCAGCAGACAATGCTTCTGAGCATACAATCAGAGCAAATTCAGCTGCACATATTGAATTTCCAGTCACAGAG GCTGGAGTTACAATGGTATGGGATTTAACTGTTGTCGGATGGGATGTGTCATACAAGGAGGAGTTTATTCCAGACGATGAAGGATCCTACAAGATCTTGTTGCAAAATCAAAAGATAATGGGGGAGTGTGTTAGGAATTCCTTCTACATTAGTGAACCTGGGAGAATTGTGTTAACCATTGACAATGGGACCTTAAAAAAGAAGAGGGTTTTATATAGATCTAAAGCAAAACCCACAGTCCCCATGTATATCTTCTTAAAGTAG